One stretch of Acropora muricata isolate sample 2 chromosome 12, ASM3666990v1, whole genome shotgun sequence DNA includes these proteins:
- the LOC136893253 gene encoding zinc finger protein 678-like isoform X2: protein MSKERIHTGKKPFRCKQCGKCFRGAGVLRRHERIHIRERPFKCKQCNECFNQRVSLKRHERIHTGGKALKCKKCDKCVKERGNLRNHERIHTEEKPFKCKQCDKCFNRRGNLEKHERIHTGEKPFKCKQCDKCFNQRVSLKRHERIHTGEKPFKCKQCNKCFNQRGSLKIHERIHTGEKPFKCKQCDKCFNQRGSLEKHERIHTGEKPFKCKQCYKCFNRRENLNSHERIHTGEKPFKCKHCDKCFKLGGDLKNHERIHTGEKPFKCQQCDKCFSQRGNLKSHERIHTGEKPFKCKQCDKFFSQRGSLKIHERIHIGEKPFKCKQCDQCFSQEGNLKRHFRIHEKGEYICWICEEKLNSENLLSKHYQDHIALLP from the coding sequence ATGTCAAaagaaagaattcacactggaaaGAAGCCTTTTAGATGCAAACAATGTGGCAAATGTTTTAGGGGAGCAGGAGTTTTAAGAagacatgaaagaattcacattCGAGAGAgaccttttaaatgcaaacaatgtaaCGAGTGTTTCAATCAACGAGTAAGTTTAAAAcgccatgaaagaattcacactggagggaaggctttaaaatgcaaaaaatgtgaCAAATGTGTTAAGGAAAGAGGAAATCTGAGaaaccatgaaagaattcacactgaagagaagccttttaagtgcaaacaatgtgacaaatgttttaatcGTCGAGGAAATTtagaaaaacatgaaagaattcacactggagagaagccttttaaatgcaaacaatgtgacaaatgttttaatcaacgaGTAAGTTTAAAAcgccatgaaagaattcacactggagagaagccttttaaatgcaaacaatgtaataaatgttttaatcaacgaggaagtttaaaaattcatgaaagaattcacactggagagaagccttttaaatgcaaacaatgtgacaaatgttttaatcaacgaGGAAGTTTAGAAAagcatgaaagaattcacactggagagaagccttttaaatgcaaacaatgttaCAAATGTTTTAATCGACGAGAAAATTTAAACagccatgaaagaattcacactggagagaagccttttaaatgcaaacattgCGACAAATGTTTCAAGTTAGGAGGAGATTTGAAAAACCATGAAAGGAtccacactggagagaagccttttaaatgccaacaatgtgacaaatgttttagtcaaagaggaaatctgaaaagccatgaaagaattcacactggagagaagccctttaaatgcaaacaatgtgacaaatTTTTTAGTCAACGAGGAAGTTTAAAAatccatgaaagaattcacattggagagaagccttttaaatgcaaacaatgtgaccAATGTTTTAGTCAAGAAGGGAATTTAAAACGTCATTTCAGAATTCACGAGAAAGGAGAATACATTTGTTGGATTTGTGAAGAGAAGTTAAACAGTGAAAATCTTCTTTCCAAGCATTACCAAGATCATATTGCACTGTTGCCGTAA